In Helianthus annuus cultivar XRQ/B chromosome 9, HanXRQr2.0-SUNRISE, whole genome shotgun sequence, the following are encoded in one genomic region:
- the LOC110877992 gene encoding uncharacterized protein LOC110877992, translated as MGGKKVIAICQLGGTFKTLCDGSLSYDGGEAHAIDIDEDSKYNDFYMEVAEMFSCVHSCISIKYFLPGNSKTLITISNDKDLQRMIKFHENSSSIDVYVMVEEVVAPDVSNMPASRSSRTTLSEAGILADATPCVLDDDMDEISPRVLLDSTFDVPDDLANVDEHIVNVDGHIAMAPEIPLSMSLPLSGSSEEKHMKAAQQWQNNITGVGQRFNSVNDFRDALRKYSIAHQFAFKYKKNDSHRVTVRCKAEGCPWRIHASRLSTTQLICIKKMNPMHTCEGSVVTTGHQATRSWVAGVIKEKLKVSPNYKPKDIVTDIKEQYGVQLNYFQAWRGKEIAKEQLQGSYKEAYGQLPYFCEQIMETNPGSLATFTTKPDSSFHRLFVSFHASLYGFQQGCRPLLFLGSVPLKSKYQGTLLAATAPDGDDDVFPVAFAVVDMVSDDSWLWFLQQLKAALTTCHGLTIVADREKGLKESISNVFQDDSVYHAYCLRFLSEQLIRDLKGQFSHEVKRLIIDDFYAAAYAPRPEGFQKCIESIKSISLEAYNWVIESEPLHWANAFFPGARYNHMTSNFGEMFYSWASEAHELPITQMVDTIRGKIMELINNRRLASNHWLTRLTPFREERLEKESIKVCALQVFNSGPTGNKFEVRGDTIEVVDINNYDCSCKGWQLTGLPCCHAIAVIGCLGRDPYDYCARYFTCESYRLTYSESVHPIPSEEKPLQKEFSQSIVTVTPPPTRRPPGRPPTKKLGMVEANKRQLQCSRCKCTGHNKSTCKEFI; from the exons ATGGGTGGTAAGAAAGTGATTGCTATATGCCAATTAGGGGGCACATTCAAGACTCTTTGTGACGGTTCATTGTCATATGATGGCGGTGAAGCTCATGCTATAGACATTGATGAGGATTCAAAGTACAATGATTTTTACATGGAGGTTGCAGAGATGTTTAGTTGTGTTCATAGCTGTATTTCTATAAAGTATTTTCTACCAGGAAATAGCAAGACGCTTATCACAATCTCCAATGACAAAGACCTTCAACGTATGATAAAGTTTCATGAAAATTCTAGCAGCATTGATGTGTATGTCATGGTAGAAGAAGTTGTTGCTCCGGATGTTTCCAATATGCCggccagtag ATCGAGTAGAACAACATTATCAGAGGCTGGAATTCTCGCTGACGCCACTCCGTGTGTCTTGGATGATGACATGGACGAAATAAGTCCACGTGTTCTTCTAGATTCTACGTTTGACGTACCTGACGATCTCGCTAATGTTGACGAACACATTGTTAACGTCGACGGACACATCGCTATGGCTCCCGAGATCCCGCTCTCTATGTCTCTACCTCTTTCTGGTTCTTCCGAAGAAAAACACATGAAAGCCGCACAACAATGGCAGAACAACATTACAGGCGTAGGGCAGAGATTCAACAGCGTAAACGATTTCCGTGACGCCTTACGGAAATACTCAATCGCGCATCAATTCGCTTTTAAATATAAAAAGAACGATAGTCATCGCGTGACCGTACGATGCAAGGCCGAAGGTTGTCCATGGAGAATTCACGCATCGAGACTTTCGACAACGCAATTAATATGTATTAAAAAGATGAATCCAATGCACACGTGTGAAGGATCGGTCGTGACAACGGGTCATCAAGCGACTAGAAGCTGGGTTGCGGGTGTTATTAAGGAAAAACTAAAAGTAtctccgaattacaaaccgaaaGATATCGTTACCGACATTAAAGAACAATACGGAGTTCAGTTAAATTATTTCCAAGCGTGGCGTGGAAAAGAAATCGCGAAGGAACAGCTTCAAGGTTCGTATAAAGAAGCGTACGGTCAGTTACCGTATTTTTGTGAGCAGATAATGGAGACGAATCCCGGAAGTCTTGCGACTTTCACTACTAAACCCGACTCAAGTTTCCACCGTTTGTTTGTATCATTTCATGCTTCGTTGTACGGTTTCCAACAGGGTTGCCGGCCGTTACTGTTTCTCGGTAGTGTACCGTTAAAGTCGAAATACCAAGGAACATTATTGGCTGCAACTGCGCCCGACGGAGACGATGACGTGTTTCCTGTTGCATTTGCTGTTGTGGATATGGTTTCTGATGATAGCTGGCTTTGGTTTCTACAGCAACTCAAGGCTGCGTTGACCACATGTCACGGTTTGACTATTGTCGCTGACCGCGAAAAGGGTCTAAAAGAGTCTATTTCCAACGTTTTTCAAGACGATAGTGTATACCATGCTTACTGCCTACGGTTTCTATCCGAACAACTTATTAGAGATTTAAAAGGACAATTTTCCCATGAAGTAAAACGTCTCATTATCGACGATTTTTACGCTGCAGCTTACGCACCGCGACCCGAAGGTtttcaaaaatgcatcgaaagcATCAAAAGTATTTCACTCGAAGCTTACAATTGGGTTATCGAAAGTGAACCGTTACATTGGGCAAATGCGTTTTTTCCTGGTGCGAGATATAACCACATGACCTCGAATTTCGGTGAGATGTTTTACAGCTGGGCGTCAGAAGCTCATGAATTACCGATTACCCAAATGGTGGATACGATAAGAGGCAAGATAATGGAGTTAATTAACAATAGACGATTAGCTTCGAACCATTGGTTAACGAGGTTAACTCCGTTTAGAGAAGAGAGATTAGAAAAAGAAAGCATTAAAGTATGCGCACTTCAAGTATTTAACTCGGGTCCCACCGGAAACAAGTTTGAGGTTCGTGGTGATACTATCGAGGTTGTTGATATTAATAATTATGATTGTAGTTGTAAAGGGTGGCAGCTTACAGGGCTGCCTTGTTGTCACGCGATTGCGGTTATTGGTTGTCTTGGGCGGGACCCATATGATTACTGTGCTAGATATTTCACGTGTGAGAGCTATAGGTTAACTTATTCGGAGTCGGTGCATCCTATTCCGAGCGAGGAAAAGCCTTTGCAGAAAGAGTTTTCTCAGAGTATTGTGACGGTAACGCCGCCACCGACGCGGCGGCCGCCAGGTCGGCCACCGACGAAGAAACTTGGAATGGTGGAGGCGAATAAACGTCAACTTCAGTGCAGCAGATGCAAGTGCACAGGGCACAACAAGTCAACTTGCAAGGAGTTTATCTGA
- the LOC110877993 gene encoding zinc finger BED domain-containing protein RICESLEEPER 2-like, with protein MSSNVESVQLNEEANDMVDLVELSDEDNVQINEEANDMADEILDNEGDGSKRKSSSGAWSHFTTVEVQENGKMVKKHECMHCKKKYAPQSSRTTTHLLRHLKKCVFVKRLKGTKGFINFQPSDNENASEFNAMGGYDQMKCRELIAKLIIAHELPFSFVEYHWFNILMKYNNPLYQKVSMATIRKDCIKVVELEREKLKKVLKKVDMISLTSDCWTSNQTIGYMCLTAHYIDSNWKMQKRIIGFNELAPPHSGEVISDAILECLIKWGIQDKIGTITLDNASSNDRAASILKNTFQGKGKLHFEGMFFHVRCCAHILNLVVQDGLGTIDCCLVKIREGVKYVRKSPGRLLKFGEIAITLGIPTRRSLCIDVKTRWNSTHRMLESAMHYKLAYQGYALRDSNFEWSLTDDEWNRAQKVCKVLEVFLDATNLFSGTSYPTTNLFLVEIFKVKKEISSCYISNDGFLKKMSEPMFEKFEKYWGEIGVLMAIASILDPRFKKVSISWTFGKLYPSNEVDDRVEDVINRLQSLYVKYSTAFHMARASKNNMMSTSSGATDVRDRIEDDFYAFLKSRPVENTQKSEVEVYLDEPNYIVLENKEFDVLSWWSQNSSKFPVLSKMARNIFSIPITTVASESAFSAGGRILDDYRSSLTKDMVELLVCGGDWIKATSKTTIQTLQHVSVSDFFKFFSSNKTIVQRHLYMVKID; from the exons ATGTCTTCAAACGTAGAATCTGTTCAGCTAAACGAGGAAGCAAATGATATGGTTGATCTCGTTGAGTTAAGTGATGAAGACAATGTCCAGATAAACGAGGAAGCAAATGATATGGCTGATGAAATTCTAGACAACGAAGGAGATGGTTCAAAACGAAAGTCTTCATCTGGAGCTTGGAGCCATTTTACAACTGTTGAAGTGCAGGAAAATGGGAAGATGGTTAAGAAACATGAGTGTATGCACTGCAAGAAAAAATATGCGCCACAAAGTTCACGGACAACGACACATCTCTTGCGACACTTGAAGAAGTGTGTGTTTGTCAAACGCTTGAAAGGTACAAAAGGTTTTATTAATTTTCAGCCGTCTGATAATGAAAATGCATCTGAATTTAATGCAATGGGTGGTTATGATCAAATGAAATGTAGAGAACTGATTGCAAAATTGATCATAGCTCATGAGCTACCTTTTTCATTCGTCGAATATCATTGGTTTAATATCTTAATGAAGTATAATAACCCACTTTATCAAAAGGTGAGTATGGCAACCATTAGGAAGGATTGTATAAAGGTGGTTGAATTAGAACGAGAGAAGTTGAAAAAAGTCTTAAAAAAGGTTGATATGATCTCCCTTACTAGTGATTGCTGGACTTCTAACCAAACAATAGGTTATATGTGTTTGACAGCACACTATATTGACTCTAACTGGAAAATGCAAAAAAGAATTATTGGTTTCAATGAGTTGGCACCACCACATAGTGGTGAGGTTATTTCGGATGCAATTTTAGAGTGTCTTATTAAATGGGGCATTCAAGACAAAATTGGTACAATTACTCTAGATAATGCTTCTAGTAATGATAGGGCTGCTTCAATTTTGAAAAATACTTTTCAGGGGAAGGGAAAATTGCATTTTGAGGGGATGTTTTTTCATGTGAGGTGTTGTGCTCACATATTGAATTTGGTAGTACAAGACGGATTAGGAACAATTGATTGTTGTCTTGTGAAAATTAGAGAGGGGGTCAAGTATGTAAGGAAGTCTCCGGGTCGTCTTTTAAAGTTTGGTGAAATTGCTATAACTCTTGGTATTCCAACCCGTCGATCTTTGTGCATAGATGTAAAAACTAGATGGAACTCCACACATCGAATGCTTGAATCAGCTATGCATTACAAACTTGCCTATCAAGGTTACGCATTGAGAGATTCTAACTTTGAATGGTCTCTCACCGATGACGAGTGGAATAGGGCTCAAAAGGTTTGCAAAGTACTTGAGGTTTTTTTGGATGCAACAAATTTGTTTTCGGGTACATCATATCCGACGACAAATTTGTTCCTTGTTGAAATTTTTAAAGTAAAAAAAGAGATATCTAGTTGTTATATCTCAAATGATGGTTTTTTGAAAAAGATGAGTGAGCCGATGTTcgaaaagtttgaaaaatattGGGGGGAAATTGGGGTTCTTATGGCAATTGCCTCAATTTTAGATCCACGTTTCAAGAAGGTCTCAATTTCGTGGACTTTTGGTAAGTTATATCCTTCCAATGAAGTTGATGATCGGGTTGAAGATGTGATAAATAGGTTACAGTCTCTTTATGTAAAGTACTCCACCGCATTTCACATGGCTAGGGCTTCTAAGAATAACATGATGAGCACATCATCCGGGGCCACAGACGTTCGCGATAGAATTGAAGATGATTTTTATGCTTTTCTTAAGTCAAGACCAGTTGAAAATACACAAAAAAGTGAAGTTGAGGTGTACTTAGATGAGCCTAATTATATAGTTTTAGAAAACAAAGAATTTGATGTGTTAAGCTGGTGGAGTCAAAATTCCAGCAAGTTTCCAGTTTTAAGCAAAATGGCTCGTAACATTTTTAGCATTCCAATTACAACGGTTGCCTCGGAATCGGCATTTAGTGCCGGAGGACGTATACTAGATGACTACCGAAGCTCTCTCACAAAAGATATGGTCGAGCTTCTAGTTTGTGGAGGCGATTGGATAAAGGCCACATCAAAAACAACTATTCAAACATTACAA CATGTTTCAGTGAGTGATTTTTTCAAGTTCTTTTCCAGCAATAAAACTATTGTCCAG AGGCATTTGTATATGGTGAAGATTGATTAA